A region from the Mycolicibacterium litorale genome encodes:
- a CDS encoding sodium:solute symporter family protein, whose translation MTPLDWALLAGYFALLILIGVQTMRRVKNPDDFAVAGNRIVWPVFFGSLAAAFLGGGASIGIAGATMRDGYVYMFAFCAFGIQTLLVGWFIAPRLKHYRGAHTVGDVMAEHYGRPTRIVTGVLSVALCAGILGAQALAIGTIVNATLDVPTVPAVIIGMGIVVLYSAFGGAWAVIQTDMLQFVFLGVFLPVALLIGLNAVGGADSLLDAVPADHLSLLGDYTPLTFLTLFFAFLLGETLVPPYAQRTFSTPDSRHARIGFTMAGVFSFCFYFVSASIGLIALVLYPDIESDQALPTVVMNLMPIGILGLVVAALLAVVMSTASSYLNSTAVVLTKDVYQPLRKTPITPARRLTIERVTSVVVGAAATTFALSVPSIVDALLYSYTLWAPTIIVPLIGAVMFGVRSAPAALAAIVAGALVTGIWQWGLDAPFGLEDGLIPGVLANLVVFVGVAAATANRYPRRRQPALVAQGEPA comes from the coding sequence ATGACACCGCTCGACTGGGCCCTGCTCGCGGGGTACTTCGCGCTCCTGATCCTCATCGGCGTGCAGACCATGCGCCGGGTGAAGAACCCCGACGATTTCGCCGTCGCCGGTAACCGGATCGTCTGGCCGGTCTTCTTCGGCAGCCTCGCCGCGGCATTCCTCGGCGGTGGCGCCTCGATCGGCATCGCGGGTGCCACGATGCGCGACGGCTACGTCTACATGTTCGCGTTCTGCGCCTTCGGGATCCAGACCCTGCTCGTGGGCTGGTTCATCGCGCCCCGCCTCAAGCACTACCGCGGCGCGCACACCGTCGGCGACGTGATGGCCGAGCACTACGGCAGACCGACCCGGATCGTGACCGGCGTGCTCTCGGTCGCATTGTGCGCGGGGATCCTCGGCGCGCAGGCCCTGGCGATCGGCACCATCGTCAACGCGACCCTCGACGTCCCGACCGTGCCCGCGGTCATCATCGGGATGGGCATCGTGGTGCTGTACTCGGCGTTCGGCGGCGCCTGGGCGGTCATCCAGACCGACATGCTGCAGTTCGTCTTCCTCGGGGTGTTCCTCCCCGTGGCGCTGCTGATCGGGCTGAACGCCGTGGGCGGCGCGGACTCGCTGCTCGACGCGGTGCCCGCCGACCACCTGAGCCTGCTCGGCGACTACACCCCGCTGACGTTCCTCACCCTGTTCTTCGCCTTCCTGCTCGGCGAGACGCTGGTTCCCCCGTACGCCCAGCGCACCTTCTCCACGCCCGACTCCCGCCATGCGCGCATCGGCTTCACCATGGCCGGGGTCTTCTCGTTCTGCTTCTACTTCGTCTCGGCGTCGATCGGCCTGATCGCGCTGGTCCTCTACCCCGACATCGAATCCGACCAGGCGCTGCCGACCGTCGTGATGAACCTGATGCCGATCGGCATCCTCGGGTTGGTGGTCGCCGCCCTCCTGGCGGTCGTGATGTCCACCGCCAGTTCGTATCTCAACTCGACCGCGGTGGTGCTGACCAAGGACGTCTACCAGCCGCTGCGCAAGACACCGATCACGCCCGCGCGACGGCTGACGATCGAACGCGTCACCAGCGTCGTGGTGGGCGCGGCGGCCACGACGTTCGCGCTCAGCGTGCCCTCGATCGTCGACGCCCTGCTCTACAGCTACACCCTGTGGGCACCCACGATCATCGTGCCGCTCATCGGGGCGGTGATGTTCGGGGTGCGGTCCGCCCCGGCCGCGCTCGCGGCGATCGTGGCGGGCGCACTGGTCACCGGCATCTGGCAGTGGGGCCTCGACGCGCCGTTCGGCCTCGAGGACGGCCTGATCCCCGGGGTGCTGGCCAACCTCGTGGTGTTCGTCGGCGTCGCCGCGGCCACCGCCAACCGTTACCCACGGCGGCGCCAGCCCGCCCTCGTCGCGCAAGGAGAACCCGCATGA
- a CDS encoding CdaR family transcriptional regulator, with product MLGKALAQQIADDITDVIGRNVLITDDHGIVLGSGDGSRVGQFHEASVEVIRSRRTIAHSSDDVRHLVGTLPGVTIPLVTDDRVVGTVGLSGPPAEVEQFGLLVKRQTEILMQEAARIGLRTTRERATTELLAEICEWHHSRVPPARLLHRGRTLGHDLTLPRRILLIQGEDQDAGQREIGSEHLSRLVARVFDSDRDLIAPLSRTVVALATPDDPALPPLDGRCGELVALAAETGLPLRIAIGSPASGITALNISARDAYDAMQVGPSAQPGVRIHRIDEVRLHQALAVVPIDSRTRLTEGLLGPLLADRDWDGLRDTLIAWGDCAFNVTRAAERLHVHRNTLIYRLEKVGRTLDRSLTEPGLAIALYVTCVLDRLAHTPR from the coding sequence GTGCTCGGAAAGGCCCTGGCGCAGCAGATCGCCGACGACATCACCGACGTGATCGGCCGCAATGTGTTGATCACCGACGACCACGGCATCGTCCTGGGCAGCGGCGACGGTTCCCGGGTCGGCCAGTTCCACGAGGCGTCCGTCGAGGTGATCCGCAGCAGGCGCACCATCGCCCACTCCAGCGACGACGTCCGCCATCTGGTCGGCACCCTGCCGGGGGTGACGATCCCGTTGGTGACCGACGACCGGGTGGTCGGCACCGTCGGACTGTCCGGTCCGCCCGCCGAGGTCGAACAGTTCGGGCTGCTGGTGAAGCGGCAGACCGAGATCCTCATGCAGGAGGCGGCGCGGATCGGTCTGCGCACGACCCGTGAGCGCGCCACCACGGAACTGCTCGCCGAGATCTGCGAATGGCACCACTCCCGGGTGCCCCCGGCGCGGCTGCTGCACCGCGGCCGCACCCTCGGCCACGATCTGACGCTGCCGCGCCGCATCCTGTTGATCCAGGGGGAGGACCAGGACGCCGGGCAGCGCGAGATCGGCTCCGAACACCTCAGCCGCCTCGTCGCGCGGGTGTTCGACTCCGACCGCGACCTGATCGCACCGCTGTCGCGCACCGTGGTCGCGCTCGCCACGCCCGACGATCCGGCCCTGCCCCCACTGGACGGCCGCTGCGGCGAACTGGTGGCGCTCGCCGCCGAGACCGGGCTGCCCCTGCGGATCGCCATCGGCTCGCCGGCCTCCGGGATCACGGCGCTCAACATCTCCGCCCGTGACGCCTACGACGCGATGCAGGTCGGCCCGAGCGCACAGCCCGGCGTGCGCATCCACCGCATCGACGAGGTGCGGCTGCATCAGGCGTTGGCGGTGGTGCCGATCGACTCCCGGACCCGGCTGACCGAGGGGCTGCTCGGGCCGCTGCTCGCCGACCGGGACTGGGATGGCCTGCGGGACACGCTGATCGCCTGGGGCGACTGTGCGTTCAACGTCACGAGGGCGGCCGAGCGACTGCACGTGCACCGCAACACCCTGATCTACCGCCTCGAGAAGGTGGGCCGGACGCTGGACCGTTCGCTGACCGAACCCGGTCTGGCGATCGCGCTGTACGTCACGTGCGTGCTGGACCGGCTGGCGCACACGCCACGGTGA